CCAGCACGCCCTCCTCGCCGAGGCGCTTGGCCGCCATGCGGATGCTCGGCGCGCTCAGCCCGACGATCTCCCCGGCCCGGACCAGCGCGGCGATCGAGAACCGGGTGTGCGGGCGGGCCGTCAGCAGGTCCAGCAGGAGCTTGCGGGCGGTGAGGTCCGGCACTTGTAACAACTCCTAGACAGCTTTTTCCAAAGTACGTTATATGTGGGGGTGTCGCTCGTTCGAGACCCGGAGGTAACGATGGCCGACGTGCGAGTCGAGGTGACGGGCACGACCACCACCATCTGGATGGACCGGCCCGACCGCCGCAACGCCGTCGACGGCCCGATGGCCGCCGAGCTGCGGGAGGCGTTCGAGGCGTTCGAGGCCGACGAGAGCCAGCGCGTGGCCGTCCTCGCCGGGTCCGGCGGGACGTTCTGCGCGGGGGCCGACCTGACCGCGGTGTCCGACCCCGCCCGCCGCAACGAGCTCGACCCCGAGGGCGGCGGCTCCGGCCCCATGGGCCCGAGCCGGATGCGGCTCGCGAAGCCGCTCATCGCCGCCGTCAGCGGGTACGCCGTGGCGGGCGGGCTGGAGCTCGCCCTCCTCGCCGACCTGCGGGTCGTGGAGCGCGACGCGGTGATGGGCGTGTTCTGCCGCCGCTGGGGCGTGCCGCTGATCGACGGCGGCACCGTCCGGCTGCCGCGGATCGTCGGGCTGGGCCGGGCGCTCGACCTCATCATGACGGGACGGCCGGTCGGGGCCGACGAGGCCCTCGCGATCGGCCTGGCCAACCGCGTCGTCGAGCCCGGGGAGGCCGTCGACGCCGCCCGGGAGCTGGCCGAGCAGATCGCGTCCTTCCCGTTCGAGTGCGTGCTGACCGACCGCGCCTCGACCTACGCGGGCCTCGACCTGCCCCTCGCCGAGGCGCTGCGCGCGGAGGGCGCCGCCGGGGTCCCGATCGTGGCGCGCGAGGGCGCGGCCGGGGCCGCCAGGTTCGTCGCCGGCGCGGGCCGGCACGGACGTTTCGAGCACGAGGAGACCACCCATGACCACCACCCGTGAGCTGATCATCCGCGGTGCGCGCCAGCACACCGGCCGGACCGCCGTGGTGTTCGGCGACGAGGAGATGACGTTCGCCGAGGTCGACGAGCTGAGCAACCGGCTCGCGCACGCCCTCGCGCGGGAGGGCGCCGGGCACGGGCGGCGCGTCGGGCTGCTGCTGAACAACAGCCTGCTCAGCGTGCCGCTCGACTTCGCCTGCGTGAAGGGCGGGATCAACCGGGTCCCGCTGAACGCGCGGCTCTCCGTCGCCGAGCACGTCACCATGCTGACCGACACCCAGTGCGAGCTGGTGGTGTTCGGCGCCGACCTCACCGACCGCGCCCGCGCGCTCGCCGCCGAACTGCCCGATGTGACCTTCCTCGGGCTGGAGACCAGTCTGGGCGATGAGCCGCCTCTCATGGAGCGCGCCAAGAGCGCACCGGCGACGCTGCCCGAGGTGGACGTCCGCCCGGACGACGTCATCCTCACCCTCTACACGTCCGGCACCACCGGGACCCTGAAGGCGGCGCAGCACACCCAGGCGTCGTACGCGGCGATCTGCCGGAACGTGCTGCTCAACCTCTTCCCGGCCACGCCCGACGACGCCATGCTCCACGCGGCGAGCCTCATCCACGCCAGTGGGGTGTTCGTGCTGCCGCTGTGGCTGCGCGGCGGCCGGACCGTCATCCTGCCGGGCTTCGTGCCCGAGCAGTTCCTCGCCGCCGTCCCGCGCTACGGAGCCACGGCGATCAACCTGGTGCCGACGATGATCCAGATGCTGGTCGAGCACCCGGACTTCGAGACCACCGACGTCTCCACGCTGCGCCGGGTCATCTACGGCGCCTCGCCGATGCCGCGTCCCGTCATCGAGCGCGCCATGCGGGTGTGGGGCCGGGAGCGCTTCTGGCAGTACTACGGGCAGACCGAGATCCCGCTGTGCATCGCGGTGCTGCGTCCCGAGGACCACACCGGCGACCGGCTCGCCGCCTGCGGGCAGCTCGCCGCCGAGATCGACCTGCGGCTGCTGGACGAGGACGGCCGCGAGACGGCCCCCGGCGAGCCCGGCGAGATCGTGGTGCGCGGCCCGTCCGCCTGCGCGGGGTACTTCAACGCCCCGGAGCTGACCGCGGAGATGTTCCGCGACGGCTGGGTCCACACCCGCGACGTCGGCGTCCTGGACGACAACGGCTTCCTGTACCTCAAGGACAGGACGTCCGACATGATCATCAGCGGCGGCTACAACGTGTA
The sequence above is drawn from the Actinomadura hallensis genome and encodes:
- a CDS encoding crotonase/enoyl-CoA hydratase family protein — its product is MADVRVEVTGTTTTIWMDRPDRRNAVDGPMAAELREAFEAFEADESQRVAVLAGSGGTFCAGADLTAVSDPARRNELDPEGGGSGPMGPSRMRLAKPLIAAVSGYAVAGGLELALLADLRVVERDAVMGVFCRRWGVPLIDGGTVRLPRIVGLGRALDLIMTGRPVGADEALAIGLANRVVEPGEAVDAARELAEQIASFPFECVLTDRASTYAGLDLPLAEALRAEGAAGVPIVAREGAAGAARFVAGAGRHGRFEHEETTHDHHP
- a CDS encoding AMP-binding protein; the protein is MTTTRELIIRGARQHTGRTAVVFGDEEMTFAEVDELSNRLAHALAREGAGHGRRVGLLLNNSLLSVPLDFACVKGGINRVPLNARLSVAEHVTMLTDTQCELVVFGADLTDRARALAAELPDVTFLGLETSLGDEPPLMERAKSAPATLPEVDVRPDDVILTLYTSGTTGTLKAAQHTQASYAAICRNVLLNLFPATPDDAMLHAASLIHASGVFVLPLWLRGGRTVILPGFVPEQFLAAVPRYGATAINLVPTMIQMLVEHPDFETTDVSTLRRVIYGASPMPRPVIERAMRVWGRERFWQYYGQTEIPLCIAVLRPEDHTGDRLAACGQLAAEIDLRLLDEDGRETAPGEPGEIVVRGPSACAGYFNAPELTAEMFRDGWVHTRDVGVLDDNGFLYLKDRTSDMIISGGYNVYPREVEDVLLEHPEVREAAVVGTPDERWVEAVTAVVVPAEGVTPDDALAERLVAHVAEKVASYKKPRKVVFAEAIPKTAVGKLDRKTLRARFAGDEAGAAR